TTTGGTGAATCCAGCTGCAGTTGTTGCTGATACTTTGCACAGAGCTGGATTAGATGGAAAACGAGTTTATTTGATAGGAGAACAAGGACTTCGTGATGAAATGGATGAATTAGGCATTGAATATTTTGGACATGGACCAGAAAAGAAACAAGATGAAGCCGACGGATCTGGTGCATTCATGTATGATAttaaattggaagaaaatgttGGAGCAGTCGTTGTTGGATACGAAAAACATTTCGATTATATCAAAATGATGAAGGcttcaaattatttaagaGAAGAAGGTGTTCTGTTTGTTGCAACAAATGAAGATGAAACATGTCCAGGACCAAATCCAGAAGTTGTTATTCCTGATGCTGGACCAATTGTTGCAGCAATCAAATGTGCATCTGGAAGAGATCCATTGACTGTTGGAAAACCATGTACTCCAGCATTTAATtatattaaaagaaaatggaatatcAATCCATCAAGAACAATGATGATTGGAGACAggtaaattgaaattattcagacattttgaaattaaaattttaattatttcagaactAACACAGATGTCAAATTCGGAAGAGATCACGGAATGAAGACATTGTTAGTTTTATCTGGATGTCATCAAATTGAAGATatcattgaaaatcaaatgaacGAAAGAGATGATATGGTCCCTGATTATGTTGCACCATGCCTTGGAGCTCTTGTTCCAGAAAGAATTTAAATCCCTAGATCTTTACTTTACGTGTCATTGTTTTGTTGTCTAATGCATACGGTGTATGTAGATACTTTCTTTCCTGTTTTCCCCCAACTTCTTGTCATCTGACTAATCCGACCTCTGCCATATTTCGGATGCAAAAAATATGCTTCATATTGAAGCTTACTCACCCTCCCCCAActcttcaataaaattgattcgactttatttatttttccacacctaaataactgaaaatgatTCGAAAGAGGAATATCGTTATTTCGCGAACATATGACATGCCAGTTTAAAGGCACTCGCGGTTTTCtgggtgggtctcgccacgatctgtatttttcttcgtttgatgtgatgaaaattggatttatgAAATTGGGaatattaataaattattttgattttgtgaaGACGTGAAAGAATACACGTAGGTTACAATAAATACATGACATTTAGCCACGTGGCATTTTAGAAAGTAGGGCATtcggtttttcaaattcattttttattgtactCTCCCAGCAGAGAACGAGAATTCGATAATTCTCTTCGATTCCACACTATAATCAATATGGTAAGTCTATCACAAgatgagaaattttttcgaattttaccTACAGACTGATTCATTGAATTGACTTCAGAGATGACATTGCAGTTGCAAGAATTGATGAGACAATCTGATGAAAAGGTTGGCTCGATTgaataatcaaataaatatacatatttttatttttcagatcgaaGTTTTGGAGCTTCAATCTCGACTCGAATTGGCTCAACAAGCTTCGGATCTCACTGATCGTCTTCATGAAGACTTGAGAGCTTCGGATGCCAGGGTTCAAGAAACGTTCAAGTTTCTGCTCTTCCAACCGAGAAATCAGAAGAAGATGGAATAAATAAAGCTCGTGATTAACTTGATGCtgcttttaaataaaattttattcgaatttattcatttttcaacatctAAATATCTGAATATTATATCTAAACAcctaaatattgaaaataattcaaaagagGAATATAATTATTTCGCCAGCATTAGAAGCCAGTTAAAGGTACACGTTATTTTCTGAgtaggtctcgccacgatctgtCGTTTTTTTCATTAACGAATAAACGTTGGATTTGTGAAATTGCAAATACCGTACTTTGAATGCCTAGAAACCAAAACTTGTACTATGCACTTCACTATTATCTTCGGAAGCTTGCATTGCAATGCTGAAGTCTATGTCTATTTTCATAAGGAAGCCTATTAAGAAGGAATAATCTAACTTTTCATTGCGAAACTTTGTTTTAGAGAATCTAATAGTTCATACCAATAAAATACAATAGGAAACAATCATGGGGCATCAATCATGACATAATATCTCACAGAGAAAACCGAGTATCCGGGATCATTCACGGGGAAATACAACATAACAAATAATACAACTAATACTTAGACTTCGTAGTCTCCTGGTGCTCAAGTGGATCGACACCAATTGGCTTCAAGTCTATAGCTGCGATTGGTCGTCCATACAGTGGAAGGAATTGTCGAAGTTGATCCGAATAGAGAACttccttttctttctttccaGATTCGGCATTCTTCTTGATAATAGTGTTGACAGCCTCCTGGTCCTCATTCTTTCCGTGGACGAAGACAGCAAGCTTGCGCCGTTCCGCTGCATCTTTGCGGATTTTCCTTTAAGAAGAGAATATGAGGTAATTAAAACTTGGAAAAGATCTTACTTGTCAAAGAGTTCAAGGACGTCATCTTTCTTGATAGTTTTCAGAAGTGcaacttcttcttctctacgtgcaaaattgtactgtcggCATTCAATCTCATTCCAGAATCTTCTGAATCTGCTACTCAACGTTTTCGGCTTCTCTTCAAGCCGAGCAATCATTCCAGAAACTTGATTATCGAATTCCTCTTGTGGCATTTCAGCAATTTCTTTACGAACCGACTCCAAGAACACTTCGATGCGTTCAAGAACATGATCAACACTCTTTGGTCCTTGTACGATAACATTGAGTGCTACAGTTCCACAGTTCAGGCGAGATCCAGTCCAAACAATGTagcctgaaaattaagaatattTAGAAACGCcaattttcatcaactttACCAAGGGCTTCGTTAGTTCTGAGAGTGTTGAATGCTGGTTCTCTGATGAGCTGATCGATCAGTCCAACAACAGCATTGTCGTACGTATTCTGAACACCAATTTGATAAGTCACTTCAACGCATCCGACGTCATGAGTCTTCTGTAGATGTCTGTAGACGTATTCATCACCATTGTTCAATTGCAACTCGCGACGAGGATTGTGCTCATTACGATACAATGGACGAGAGTTCGGTGCAGCTGATTTGAGAACATCCATCAATTCTTTTGACAATTGAATTGCTTCCTTTTCAGTAGAATTTCCATGGACAAAGAGTTCCATATGGAATGCTTGAAGCATTTCTTTCGCGAATCCTTGAACATCCTCCAAAGTGACACTATCACAGACAGCAAGAAGTTGCTCTTTGCTCCAAACTTTATCGACAATGAGAAGCTGATTGTAGTGTTGAGTGAGCAGGTAGGGTTGAGAGAATGCGTGATTTGTCAGAGCTCTCTTAAGGGATTCGAATAAAACGTCGAAGCGAGTTTTGtcgattttgaaattggtCATACGGTTGGCCAAATGTTTAGCAAACAGTGCTTGTTTCTCATCGTATCCATACACCTGAAAATTGGCAGAATTGATCATATCCTTTCGGACCGAAACTGTGTAAGGGTTAGACGCAGACATAAAACAATGGACAACATTTTAGAactattatcaaaaaatgacaatcgCAACGGCAACCtggtttttgtattttttttaattaatgaaaatttacgATTCTTCCATGATTGATCAATTCTCATTTCTTTGCCACGTGGACGTTCCGATTGTTATTTTTGGATAATAAAGTGCAATTAGATACAGGAAACAAAACAATAACAAACATGTAAGGTTAGTGATGCATGACGTTCAGCTTCTCGTCGATTGCTTACCCGCATTTGTACACCGAATGGACTAGACTCAAGCTGACATTTCAAGCCAGCCAAGTCAGCATTATAGGTTTCCTCGGCGAGAGTGtcctgaaaacaattattcatAATTGTtaactgattttcaaaattcttacgCTGAGACACCACAACCAAAGGCTGGAAAGCAAGGACATTCTTGGATTTTGAGCAACCATTGGAGTTGTCAAAGCCAGCTTTGTTTCCTGTTTTGGCATATTGTACTCATCATCCTGCTTGAACCAAACTCGACTCCATCCATCATCACTGATCAGTCTTGGATGTTCATTTTTAACAGATTCACGTGGTTTTTGATCAAAGTTCGTGGCGATGTATTCGTTCTTTTCGGGCAGATGAAGAGCATGGTGGCTGGTTTTCAGAGCATTCTCATactttttcattgtttctggACTGATATCAGTTACTTTCATTTCAGTTCCATAAACTGGCTCATTAGTATTTCCTTCTTGTCCtttgaacttttgagaaaCAACACGAACTTGCATATTGGCGGGGCTGAGCATACTGAGGAGTTCCTTGATACGTTCTGGCTCATATTTGGTGAGAAGATAACGAGAAGACAGGATGTGTTCAAATGGAATGTACTGAAGACTCGCAGCAACATTGATGGCCATAGTCATCGGCTGTTCCTTGTCCTTGAACCGGAATTTAACAGCACTGAGCTCCGCCAATTCATCATGAACCCATTGTTTAGGGCCTGCGGATTGAAGCATTCCAATGTAATTGAACATCAACTGGATAATTTCATCGACGTGTTCAAGACCTTCAGTACTCAAGTCCATAGTTACATTATAAACTCCAAATCCAGCTGCTTGTGTGTGGCTGTCCGATTGCAACGAGCTCACCCATCCAAGTCGCTTGAGCTCAGAGAGCAAGGATCCGGGTCCTTCGTGGCCAATcaaatgagctgaaaaattatatattgaaaaatcatcgaaaatcGGATAAATTACAAATGTAGTGTCCAGGTTGAGAGAGGAACTCTCCGTTGAGATCAGGGAATGGAAAACTGATCGAAACCAGTCTTGTGTCCTTGATTGGAACCACGTCGATTCTCTTCGCGAGCTGGTCCGGTCCGTACGGGAACTCCTCCCAGACTTTTCGCTcgacttttttattttcaatggcATCAAATTCAAGAGTTCCCAAGTATGACTCAAGGACGTTGAGGGGTTCCTTTCCTACGATACAACATGTCATGCTAAAATTTAAAGACATTTAATAAGGTCtatataataattttctaaactgaCATATCAGAGCTGTACCACTTCTTGTGGAACTGAAGAAGAGCATCACGGGGCTCAATGCCTTTCTTACGAGCATCCTCCAACAATGTTTGCTTATTTCCAGTTCCGAATTTTCCGTAGTCGTGCCCAGGTTTGGAGCGCGAGCGGTCGACTTGAAGGAATCTCCAAAGGTCGTTGTTCAGATTATTCGAGTGCTCAGAGTCAACGGCGCACACTTCTCTCTCCGTGGCACTTTCAGTGAACTGTGGCGACAAGAAGAACTGAACGAAGCGATCCAGTGCTCCTGGCAGTTGATCAGGTTTCACGTCAAAGTGATAATTCGTGTGATCCGATGAGGTGTAAGCGTTGGAACTTCCAGCATGTGCGGCAAGGAATTTGGAATATTCGTTCTCCGAAGGATATTTGGCGGTGCCTAGGAAGAGCATGTGCTCGCAGAAATGAGCAAGTCCTGGAAGCTCCCAAGGATCCATAAGATGTCCAACTTTCACATCCAACGCTGCTGCAGATTTGTCAGTTGTTGGATCGGAAACCAGAAGGACACGAATTCCATTTGTTAGTTCAAGACCGCgatactgaaaattattcatatGAATCAGCAACAAaattatcttgaaaaaaaacgcacTTCTCTAGCATCCTGTGCTCCTTTAACGATCAAATCGTGCCTTTTGAGTACAATATTTTTACCCGCTTCTGTCATTTTTGGCAGAGGATTCGAATTCGATATGTTTCGTACTAACCGAAGACGAAGTGAAGAGTTTTGCGGCCTCCTGAAAAATACACGtctcgatttaaaaaaatagtccACGTATTTAGaagaaagtcaaaaaaaaagttttaatggcattttctgagaaaatttctTCATAAAGCGAGATGCGGCaataaaatgtggaaaaatcagaaacacTTCAGATTGAGAACGGGGAATGATTGGGGGAAAAGCTGACCtgagaatttgagaaaagttgACGCTTGAAAAAGTTCGTTTGGCGATATGGGCGAGTGCTGGTGATGGCACACCCCTACTGAATTTTGAGAGAAGTGATAAAGACATTCGATTGCTCTGtaaatttcgaaactttgagcaagaaaaaaacacgttAACGCGGTTTTTCAGacgatcaaaaaaaatttttttcggtaaatgatgaaaattttctctGTCTCTCTTATCTCTAGAGCGTAGcaatagagcgcgcttgcGGTTTTCAATTTGGAATAAGAGGGGGTACGTTTTCGTAAGGGGATTTTTTCGTAAGGAACGCTTTCAGTAGGGCAATGTGCGGCGCGCCTTTTCGCAAGCCCGCCGCACAGTCCTTCGCAATGAGCCGCACGGCTTTTTGCAATGCGCCGCACGCTTCttcgtatttatttatttatttttccaacaggAAATTTCGAAcggaattcaattaaaaacggatttttaatggaaattaattagttttattcGAGCTAAATacggatattttcagaattttcgatgaCAAAAACGGGTTTCAATCGATTTCGAATcgatcaaaattaatattaatcgAAAATGAGCGTTTCCTTCccggaaaaagaagaacttgATGCTGAGAGTGATCCAAGCGGAGCCAAACGCTTTTTTAGAGGCAAGTATTGATGTCTAAAGATTAATTGAAGagtgaaaagtatttttcagcgTTCACAAACAACCCGAGTGAGCAGCAATTTTCCAAGCTGAAGGCAAGTttctttttgtagttttttaagTTCTCAAATAGGTATATAACAtcgatttgttttgttttccagaGAATGTATCATCACAACGACTATCAAAACCTGCGAGGAGTGATTCAAAAGACCATTCAACTATCAAAATCATTGATCCTAGACTTGAAGAGACGATCCGGAAATCGAACAACCGCTGTGCCATTATACAAAAACCCCGATTTCTGTACTTCagtgtttttgaattatacCGGTTTCAGTGCTTTTAATGAGAAACTTTTCCCTTTTATGGAAATTCCGAAATGCTATCACTGATCTCTTTGTTTACCTCTGTGCCATTAGATTatagaaacaattttccataCTCAGGTTATCCAAATTTCGCCATGATTTTTCTTACTTAATTTAATCGAATTAACTTTTGTTTGcagttttattttccatttcgactgaataaaaaatcacttCTATCATTTTAATCGTTTGGCTCCGCCTGGATCACTCTCAGCATcaagttcttctttttccggGAAGGAAACGCTCATTTTcgattaatattaattttgatcgATTCGAAATCGATTGAAACCCGTTTTTGtcatcgaaaattctgaaaatatccgtATTTAGCTCgaataaaactaattaatttccattaaaaatccgtttttaattgaattccgTTCGAAATTTcctgttggaaaaataaataaataaatacgaaGAAGCGTGCGGCGCATTGCAAAAAGCCGTGCGGCGCATTGCGAAGGACTGTGCGGCGGGCTTGCGAAAAGGCGCGCCGCACATTGCCCTACTGAAAGCGTTCCTTACGAAAAAATCCCCTTACGAAAACGTACCCCCtctggaataaaatttttcgcaGGTGAGAAACAGCATTTTGTTATAATGGATTAAAATCGGAAGAAAAGCACATGTTTTTAgtgatttctaaatttttcaattcttctatACGCTCACAAAAAATGCCTATAATTATTCTTTGTTTAGGAAGATTTTTAgacgaaaaatcagaaaattaatgTTGGTAAACatagttttcaacaaaaagggATGAGAAGAGTCGGAAAAATGTCGGTTTCTATTGACAAAAACTTTCTCTCTCTCCTCAATTTAAAACCTGTCAGACATGTGCAAAGATATTAGCATTAGCAAGATTAGATTAATACTTAACTTATTGAAttggaaatgttgaaatatAACAGAATGAAATGTAATCGTatcatttatttgaaaattcaacatttcatAATGAAtgattaattttatttttaatcagaaaaaaaaacagagaacgAGGCCTGATACTGGAAGAACCgaatgaaaatattaactGAAAGCCATAGGGACAATTCCTTGAGTTGTACTTTTAAAGGCAATTTGAACGCAAAAATGTACAgtaatatgaaaaataaacagtTTAGAGAACTAGACCAGCTTTTTGAGAGATCTCATGAATATCGAGACAGTTTGGACCGCAAACTGAATCCTTCTTTTGTATATACATAACAGATACAGAGTTGGCGTTGAATGGCCGCTCGAAGAGAACTGCATCAGCCAAAGTTTTCCCGTAGAGAGATTTGAAATCTTCGCGTTCGAGAAGTTTGGTGACTTGAACGACAGCGACGCGATTTCCAACTTCCATGAATCCACCGTTTCCAACGGTTTCTCCACTTCGACAAGCAACGCAGCCACCGAAAACAATGCTCCGTGGGATGTCAGTC
This is a stretch of genomic DNA from Caenorhabditis elegans chromosome V. It encodes these proteins:
- the pgph-2 gene encoding Phosphoglycolate phosphatase (Confirmed by transcript evidence); the protein is MKYPTIIDSQQLFREPDHPLKAGLDPKCRSTKPLCPDTFAKVMKTIDTFIFDADGVLWLGESVMPGSPRLIDYLVKHNKQIIVLTNNATKSRAVYAKKLAKLGYNSSKMNKNNLVNPAAVVADTLHRAGLDGKRVYLIGEQGLRDEMDELGIEYFGHGPEKKQDEADGSGAFMYDIKLEENVGAVVVGYEKHFDYIKMMKASNYLREEGVLFVATNEDETCPGPNPEVVIPDAGPIVAAIKCASGRDPLTVGKPCTPAFNYIKRKWNINPSRTMMIGDRTNTDVKFGRDHGMKTLLVLSGCHQIEDIIENQMNERDDMVPDYVAPCLGALVPERI
- the F44E7.3 gene encoding t-SNARE coiled-coil homology domain-containing protein (Confirmed by transcript evidence), translated to MTLQLQELMRQSDEKIEVLELQSRLELAQQASDLTDRLHEDLRASDARVQETFKFLLFQPRNQKKME
- the F44E7.4 gene encoding Insulin-degrading enzyme (Confirmed by transcript evidence), producing the protein MTEAGKNIVLKRHDLIVKGAQDAREYRGLELTNGIRVLLVSDPTTDKSAAALDVKVGHLMDPWELPGLAHFCEHMLFLGTAKYPSENEYSKFLAAHAGSSNAYTSSDHTNYHFDVKPDQLPGALDRFVQFFLSPQFTESATEREVCAVDSEHSNNLNNDLWRFLQVDRSRSKPGHDYGKFGTGNKQTLLEDARKKGIEPRDALLQFHKKWYSSDIMTCCIVGKEPLNVLESYLGTLEFDAIENKKVERKVWEEFPYGPDQLAKRIDVVPIKDTRLVSISFPFPDLNGEFLSQPGHYISHLIGHEGPGSLLSELKRLGWVSSLQSDSHTQAAGFGVYNVTMDLSTEGLEHVDEIIQLMFNYIGMLQSAGPKQWVHDELAELSAVKFRFKDKEQPMTMAINVAASLQYIPFEHILSSRYLLTKYEPERIKELLSMLSPANMQVRVVSQKFKGQEGNTNEPVYGTEMKVTDISPETMKKYENALKTSHHALHLPEKNEYIATNFDQKPRESVKNEHPRLISDDGWSRVWFKQDDEYNMPKQETKLALTTPMVAQNPRMSLLSSLWLWCLSDTLAEETYNADLAGLKCQLESSPFGVQMRVSNRREAERHASLTLHVYGYDEKQALFAKHLANRMTNFKIDKTRFDVLFESLKRALTNHAFSQPYLLTQHYNQLLIVDKVWSKEQLLAVCDSVTLEDVQGFAKEMLQAFHMELFVHGNSTEKEAIQLSKELMDVLKSAAPNSRPLYRNEHNPRRELQLNNGDEYVYRHLQKTHDVGCVEVTYQIGVQNTYDNAVVGLIDQLIREPAFNTLRTNEALGYIVWTGSRLNCGTVALNVIVQGPKSVDHVLERIEVFLESVRKEIAEMPQEEFDNQVSGMIARLEEKPKTLSSRFRRFWNEIECRQYNFARREEEVALLKTIKKDDVLELFDKKIRKDAAERRKLAVFVHGKNEDQEAVNTIIKKNAESGKKEKEVLYSDQLRQFLPLYGRPIAAIDLKPIGVDPLEHQETTKSKY
- the F44E7.4 gene encoding Insulin-degrading enzyme (Confirmed by transcript evidence) — its product is MSLSLLSKFSRGVPSPALAHIAKRTFSSVNFSQILRRPQNSSLRLRLVRNISNSNPLPKMTEAGKNIVLKRHDLIVKGAQDAREYRGLELTNGIRVLLVSDPTTDKSAAALDVKVGHLMDPWELPGLAHFCEHMLFLGTAKYPSENEYSKFLAAHAGSSNAYTSSDHTNYHFDVKPDQLPGALDRFVQFFLSPQFTESATEREVCAVDSEHSNNLNNDLWRFLQVDRSRSKPGHDYGKFGTGNKQTLLEDARKKGIEPRDALLQFHKKWYSSDIMTCCIVGKEPLNVLESYLGTLEFDAIENKKVERKVWEEFPYGPDQLAKRIDVVPIKDTRLVSISFPFPDLNGEFLSQPGHYISHLIGHEGPGSLLSELKRLGWVSSLQSDSHTQAAGFGVYNVTMDLSTEGLEHVDEIIQLMFNYIGMLQSAGPKQWVHDELAELSAVKFRFKDKEQPMTMAINVAASLQYIPFEHILSSRYLLTKYEPERIKELLSMLSPANMQVRVVSQKFKGQEGNTNEPVYGTEMKVTDISPETMKKYENALKTSHHALHLPEKNEYIATNFDQKPRESVKNEHPRLISDDGWSRVWFKQDDEYNMPKQETKLALTTPMVAQNPRMSLLSSLWLWCLSDTLAEETYNADLAGLKCQLESSPFGVQMRVSNRREAERHASLTLHVYGYDEKQALFAKHLANRMTNFKIDKTRFDVLFESLKRALTNHAFSQPYLLTQHYNQLLIVDKVWSKEQLLAVCDSVTLEDVQGFAKEMLQAFHMELFVHGNSTEKEAIQLSKELMDVLKSAAPNSRPLYRNEHNPRRELQLNNGDEYVYRHLQKTHDVGCVEVTYQIGVQNTYDNAVVGLIDQLIREPAFNTLRTNEALGYIVWTGSRLNCGTVALNVIVQGPKSVDHVLERIEVFLESVRKEIAEMPQEEFDNQVSGMIARLEEKPKTLSSRFRRFWNEIECRQYNFARREEEVALLKTIKKDDVLELFDKKIRKDAAERRKLAVFVHGKNEDQEAVNTIIKKNAESGKKEKEVLYSDQLRQFLPLYGRPIAAIDLKPIGVDPLEHQETTKSKY
- the F44E7.4 gene encoding Insulin-degrading enzyme (Confirmed by transcript evidence), which encodes MSLSLLSKFSRGVPSPALAHIAKRTFSSVNFSQILRRPQNSSLRLRLVRNISNSNPLPKMTEAGKNIVLKRHDLIVKGAQDAREYRGLELTNGIRVLLVSDPTTDKSAAALDVKVGHLMDPWELPGLAHFCEHMLFLGTAKYPSENEYSKFLAAHAGSSNAYTSSDHTNYHFDVKPDQLPGALDRFVQFFLSPQFTESATEREVCAVDSEHSNNLNNDLWRFLQVDRSRSKPGHDYGKFGTGNKQTLLEDARKKGIEPRDALLQFHKKWYSSDIMTCCIVGKEPLNVLESYLGTLEFDAIENKKVERKVWEEFPYGPDQLAKRIDVVPIKDTRLVSISFPFPDLNGEFLSQPGHYISHLIGHEGPGSLLSELKRLGWVSSLQSDSHTQAAGFGVYNVTMDLSTEGLEHVDEIIQLMFNYIGMLQSAGPKQWVHDELAELSAVKFRFKDKEQPMTMAINVAASLQYIPFEHILSSRYLLTKYEPERIKELLSMLSPANMQVRVVSQKFKGQEGNTNEPVYGTEMKVTDISPETMKKYENALKTSHHALHLPEKNEYIATNFDQKPRESVKNEHPRLISDDGWSRVWFKQDDEYNMPKQETKLALTTPMVAQNPRMSLLSSLWLWCLSDTLAEETYNADLAGLKCQLESSPFGVQMRVYGYDEKQALFAKHLANRMTNFKIDKTRFDVLFESLKRALTNHAFSQPYLLTQHYNQLLIVDKVWSKEQLLAVCDSVTLEDVQGFAKEMLQAFHMELFVHGNSTEKEAIQLSKELMDVLKSAAPNSRPLYRNEHNPRRELQLNNGDEYVYRHLQKTHDVGCVEVTYQIGVQNTYDNAVVGLIDQLIREPAFNTLRTNEALGYIVWTGSRLNCGTVALNVIVQGPKSVDHVLERIEVFLESVRKEIAEMPQEEFDNQVSGMIARLEEKPKTLSSRFRRFWNEIECRQYNFARREEEVALLKTIKKDDVLELFDKKIRKDAAERRKLAVFVHGKNEDQEAVNTIIKKNAESGKKEKEVLYSDQLRQFLPLYGRPIAAIDLKPIGVDPLEHQETTKSKY
- the F44E7.4 gene encoding Insulin-degrading enzyme (Confirmed by transcript evidence), whose protein sequence is MSLSLLSKFSRGVPSPALAHIAKRTFSSVNFSQILRRPQNSSLRLRLVRNISNSNPLPKMTEAGKNIVLKRHDLIVKGAQDAREYRGLELTNGIRVLLVSDPTTDKSAAALDVKVGHLMDPWELPGLAHFCEHMLFLGTAKYPSENEYSKFLAAHAGSSNAYTSSDHTNYHFDVKPDQLPGALDRFVQFFLSPQFTESATEREVCAVDSEHSNNLNNDLWRFLQVDRSRSKPGHDYGKFGTGNKQTLLEDARKKGIEPRDALLQFHKKWYSSDIMTCCIVGKEPLNVLESYLGTLEFDAIENKKVERKVWEEFPYGPDQLAKRIDVVPIKDTRLVSISFPFPDLNGEFLSQPGHYISHLIGHEGPGSLLSELKRLGWVSSLQSDSHTQAAGFGVYNVTMDLSTEGLEHVDEIIQLMFNYIGMLQSAGPKQWVHDELAELSAVKFRFKDKEQPMTMAINVAASLQYIPFEHILSSRYLLTKYEPERIKELLSMLSPANMQVRVVSQKFKGQEGNTNEPVYGTEMKVTDISPETMKKYENALKTSHHALHLPEKNEYIATNFDQKPRESVKNEHPRLISDDGWSRVWFKQDDEYNMPKQETKLALTTPMVAQNPRMSLLSSLWLWCLSDTLAEETYNADLAGLKCQLESSPFGVQMRVSNRREAERHASLTLHVYGYDEKQALFAKHLANRMTNFKIDKTRFDVLFESLKRALTNHAFSQPYLLTQHYNQLLIVDKVWSKEQLLAVCDSVTLEDVQGFAKEMLQAFHMELFVHGNSTEKEAIQLSKELMDVLKSAAPNSRPLYRNEHNPRRELQLNNGDEYVYRHLQKTHDVGCVEVTYQIGVQNTYDNAVVGLIDQLIREPAFNTLRTNEALGYIVWTGSRLNCGTVALNVIVQGPKSVDHVLERIEVFLESVRKEIAEMPQEEFDNQVSGMIARLEEKPKTLSSRFRRFWNEIECRQYNFARREEEVALLKTIKKDDVLELFDK